CCGGCGCCCGCGTCGCCTTTTGTTTCAAGAAGTCCATCGACGCAATCGTCGCGCTCTTTGCGATCATTCGCACCGGCGCGACCTACGTGCCGCTCGAACCGACCTGGCCCGACGAACGCAAGAGGACCATCTGCGAAGACGCGGGGATTCGCCTTTGGCTGGGAACCGATCCACCCGCGAACGTTCCGTGTGTTGAATCCTCGATCGTCTCGAATGCCGTCGACCGCTGCATCGCATTGTCTTTGGCGCGGCGGGAACCCCCCGCGTCGGGCCCGCCGGTCCCGCCTGCCGACGACCTCGCCAACATCCTTTACACCTCCGGCTCAACCGGCCGGCCCAAGGGCGTGCAGATCACGACGCAAAGCCTGCTGCATTTTTCCCATTGGGCAGCGGAGTATTTTGAACTGACACCGGAAGATCGCGTCGCCAATCATGCGCCGTACAACTTCGACCTCTCCACGCTCGACATCTTCGCGGCGGTCTGCGCGGGTGCGACGATGTGCCCTGTGCCGGAGCGGTTGAAGATGTTTCCCTACCAGATGGCTAAATGGATCGCGGATACACGGGTTAGCATTTGGTACTCCGTACCTTCGGCGCTGGTGATGATGCAGCTCCGCGGAAAGCTCGCCGACCACGACCTGTCGGCGCTGCGGCATGTCATCTTTGCCGGAGAGGTCCTGCCCAAGCCGGCGTTGAAAGAGTTGTCGCAACAACTTCCCGGCGCCTCCTGGACCAACCTCTACGGCCCGACGGAGACCAACGCCTGCACCTACCACCGCGTCACCCAAACGGACCTGGACGATGACGGGCCGCTGCCTATCGGTCGAGCGCTGAGCGACACGCGGTTGTGGATCGTTGATGAATCTGGAACCCCGATCTTTGGCGGCGATGCCGGCGAGCTGCTTGTCGCCGGTCCGATCGTAACGAGTGGCTATTTCGGCGATGCGGAGCTGACCGCGCATCGACTCGTCCCAGCCCCAGACGGCGCCGGCTTGGCCTATCGCACCGGCGATCGCGTGCGCCGCCGATCCGACGGTATCCTGATGTTCGAAGGCCGCATCGACCGCATGATCAAATGCCGCGGTCATCGCATAGAGCCGGGCGAAGTCGAGGCGGCCATCGTGCGCCACCCGCAGGTCAAGGAAGTCGCGGTCGTCGCCCTGCCCGATCCCATCTTCGGCAACCGCCTCAAGGCCTGCATCGCCCCGCGCGAAGGCGCGCGGCCCAGCGAGTCCGAACTCATCGAACACTGCCGCGACAAATTGCCGGCCTACATGCTCCCCGACGTGTGGCAGTTCTATGATTCCCTGCCGCGGACAGATCGGGAGAAGGTGGATTTGCAAGGTTTGACCATTTAGCGCTTCCGAAAAGGGTATGGAACCGGTATCATTGCAACTGTGTATCGTTGGAGTCCAAGGGGGATAGAACGTGCCCACATTAAGATCACCACGACACCTAAACTGGCTCGCGCTTTTGATTGGCGGGGTCACAATAGTTGATACAAGTTACGCTCTGCCAAGCCCCAGTTTCATGGGCCTTGGAGATCTTCCCGGTGGTGGAATTTACAGTAGTGCGAACGATGTCTCGGCGGACGGCAGGGTGGTAATCGGGGCAAGCCGGTCAACTGCTTCGGGAAGCCTATATGAGGCTTACCGCTGGACGTTGGCAGGTGGTATGGAGCCACTCGGTGACTTTACGGGTGGCAGCTTTCTTAGCATTCCATATGGAGTTTCAGGAAACGGCCAATCCATCGTGGGCATAGGAAGCGTTTCTTCCGGCGTTCGTACCGCGCGCTGGATTCAGGCAGACGGATTGGACTGCCTTCGACGACTCGATAACTCCTGCGTAGGGGGCGATGCCAATGACATTTCGGAGGACGGATCGACAGTCGTCGGACAGAGTAGCTTTGCAGCTTTCCGTTGGAGGCAGTCAGAAGGACCCTTGTCGCTCGGAGATCTACCGGGCGGACAGGTTTTAAGCATCGCCTATGGTGCATCGGGGGATGGAGAAATCGTCGTTGGCGAGAGCATGAGTGCAAGCTCCTCTCCCTATACCGAAGCGTTTCGGTGGACAGAAGCGTCCGGCATGATTGCACTCGGCGATCTGCCTGGGGGAAGATTCGAAAGCATTGCCAATGCGATTTCAGCCGACGGTAGCACAATAGTCGGTATGAGCAGCAGCGGTAACTCGCATACAAGCGATGGATACTTCGAAGCCTTTCGGTGGACAATCACTACGGGCCTTGTTCCGCTTGGGGATTTTCCCGGCGGATTCTTCGAGAGTCGCGCCTTGGGAACAAGTGCCGATGGCTCGCTCATCGTTGGTTCGAGCATTGGCTCAACCGGCTATCGTGCGTTTATTTGGGATACACAGTACGGCATGCGCGATCTGGCTCAGGTGCTCACACAAGAATACGGGCTCGATCTCTCCGGTTGGATTCTAAGCAGCGCGAGCGCTGTCTCGTCGGATGGAACGACGATTGTAGGCACGGGCTACAATCCAAGCGGTGAAGTCGAAGCTTTTCGAGCTGTCCTTCCCGAGCCATCATCGCTAACTGCAATCGCTGTCTTTCTCTCCTCCTTCGTGAGGAGCCGGCGGAGATTAGCGAGTTCGCTGAGCCTTCGGCCAAATCGGAGGACCAGATCAATTCGGATTCGCAAGTCATACTGGGAATTCCGAGCCGCCTTGCCGAGTTTTTGAAACTCAATCGCGACAGGTTCAAGTCGACACCTCTGTTTCAACCCTTTACGATTAAGTGGTACAACTCATCCCCGTCCTTTCGAGGCCCGCACATGACCTCCTCCAACCCCCCCAAACCCGAACCCGCCATCCGCGTCATGATGATGCCCCGCGACACCAACGCCCACGGCACCATCTTCGGCGGCGTCATCCTCTCCCACCTTGACCAGGCCGGCGCCATCGAGGCCCGCAAGCTCGGCTGCGGTCGCGTCGTCACCGTCGCCATGGACCGCGTCGAGTTTAAGCAACCCGTCTTCGTCGGCGACGTCCTCAGCTTTTACACCGAACTCGTCTCTGTCGGACGGACCTCCATCCACGTCCGCGTCGCGGTGGAGGCCGATCGTTGGGATTCCCCGTCCCAGCGCGTGCCGGTCACCTCCGCCGAAATCGTCTATGTCTGCGTGGACGATCAGCGCAAGCCGCAGGAAATCAAACGGCAGCCGTAACGGTTCCCCGGCATTTATGGTGGTTCAGAAGTACGGGGTCGGCGGCGGGCGCGATACGCCTTCGACCGGTGAAATCTCTCCGTCGGGGGCAATCCGCTTAAAGCCGCACCGCTTCTCGATATGCTCCGGCTTGTACCACTCGTTGCGCAGCACCAGATTCCGCTCGCTCATCAGGCCGTAATATGCGGTCTGCCGGTGTTTGGTCTGATATTGCCCCTCGTCCACCGGTTCGGTCGCGATCAGTTCCACCACCAGCCATTTTTTCTGGGCCGGCAGTCCCACCATGCGCACCTTCGGCGTCGGCAAGACCGCCGGTCGGGTGGTTGCAGCGTCCATGCGTTCCGATTTGGGCGTTTCAATGGGCGGCGGGCTCCAGTCGTCGGAGGCCATCTCAAAGCAGGCTTGGACGAATTCCCTGGACACGCCCACACCCGGCACACTCGGCGGGTCGAGTGTCGGCTCGTCGGAAAGTATCTTGTCGCGAAGCCGTGGATCGGTCTGCTTCGTCAACCGGGCAAACGGCGGCGGCGTACTGACGCTGGCGCCGTACTTCTCGCGGAGATCGGTAAATAACCCGAACGCCGGTTCGAGTCCCAGCCGGCGGCCGGCGACAAACAGCTCCCTCGCTATGGGTTCCGCACGCCGGAAGGCCTTCATCAGCCGCACATCGCGCTCGACGTCGGCGCGGACCTCGTCCAGCGAGACCGGCGCGGCGGACTCGCGCGCCTCCACGACCCGAAAGAGTACAAACTTTTGTATCGTGGATTCAAAGGCCCCGCCCGCGAATTGATAGGAAGATACGGACAGCGGCAGATCCGGAACCTGGAACAGTTGTAGACTCGGCGTGGTCTCGGACGCCTCGGAGGGCACAAAGAGCGGCGGAACGTGAAAGGCGTATTCCTCGATCCGCAGACTCTCACCGGCGCCTTTGGCCCCCTCCAGGATGGCGCCACTGATGATCTTCATCTTGGCCAGTTCATCCCTGGTCACCAGGGGCGTCTCGCCGTACTCCAAAGGGATCTTGAATTCCGCCGAAAAACGTTCGTAGGCCGCCTTCATGGCCGCCGGGTCTTTCGCCGACTCGGGAATTGGCTTGAAACCCGTCTTCGGGTCGGTCTTTTCATCCAGCCACGGCCGCTGAAGGTAGGTCTGAATCTTGCGAAGCGCCTGGTCGGCGGCCTGCTGCGCGGCCTTTTGGCGAAGCTCGCGCTCGACGTCCGACTGCGCCTCGCTAAAGTTTTTCTCCACCGTCTGGGGCACCGGCTGGGGCTTCGCCGGTTGGGACGTCGGCCCGGTCGTCGGAGCGCTGGTCGCGGGCGCGCTGGTCGGCGGATCGACGTAGATGACCTTTTTGTACTTGGCCTTGTTGGCCTTCCATGTGCTGCGAATAGCCTCCTGCGAAATTTCCACACCCGGGGCGATCAACGGGATCTGCGCGACGATGTACTGCAGCTTGACGCGCGGAGGGTAGCGATAGCCGTACCCGTCCTCGCTCTTGGCGGGATCGAGGTCCTTGTACTTCTCGAATTGCGCCGCGACTTCCTCCGCCGTTACGGGCTCCTTCTCATCGATAAACTTCTCGGCGTCCAGCGCAACGAACCGCACCTTGGTCTTCTCTTCGGTTTCCTTTACGTAGTGGCGAATCTGGGCCTCGGAGGGTACGGCCGCGCTCATCACACGCCGGCCGTTCTTCTCGATGGAAAGCTGCCGCCGAAGCGCGCGGCGAAGCTCGGCCGGGATGATCCGAAAGCGCGTTCGAAGCTGCTCCATGAAATCGGGCGGAAAGTTCTGAAACTGCTCGTCAATCTCCTGATCCGAAACCTCAATTCCCGCCCGCTCGGCCTCTTTCGCCAGGAGATACCAGTGGATGAAGCTCAGGTCCTTGCGGCCGAACTGCCATATCGTCCCGTACTGTCGTCGATATTCCTCTGGGGTTCCAAAACCGAACACCGTCTCCATCGCGCTAACGTCCCGTTGGGCCTCGCCGATCTCCCCCTGGGTGAATTCCGTGCCAAAGGCCTCGCCGAACGCCGCCTTCGCTGGATCCGGCTGGAGGAAAGTCACCAGCGCCGAACCGCCGACAAACGAAAACATGGCGAGGAGAACAACCACGACCATGATCTGCTTGGTATGGGCACGAAACCACTTCATCATGTGGTGCAACTCCTTGTCGTTGCGGTGGATAACCGGGTGAAAACGAATCGGGAAGCATACCGCGCCCGCCTCAATCTGCAAGGGCCGGGCTCTTTGTATTCTCCCTGCAGCCGTCGTCATTTCCTTCGCCCGCGATGTCGGTTACGCTGACGTGGCTTTTGTCCGCTTTCACGGCCAAAAACCGCCTCGAACCCGCTCGTACGGCGGCTGCGGAGATCTCATGGCAGAACCGACCGAAACGAGGACGGCCAAATTGGGGAATCTTGCCAAGTCCGCGCTCGATACCGGCGCCTCCG
This portion of the Phycisphaerae bacterium genome encodes:
- a CDS encoding amino acid adenylation domain-containing protein: MSQSLYLLLQDAAGRFDSRPAMEFGAERRTYGEMLEECDRLAALLTRHGAAPGARVAFCFKKSIDAIVALFAIIRTGATYVPLEPTWPDERKRTICEDAGIRLWLGTDPPANVPCVESSIVSNAVDRCIALSLARREPPASGPPVPPADDLANILYTSGSTGRPKGVQITTQSLLHFSHWAAEYFELTPEDRVANHAPYNFDLSTLDIFAAVCAGATMCPVPERLKMFPYQMAKWIADTRVSIWYSVPSALVMMQLRGKLADHDLSALRHVIFAGEVLPKPALKELSQQLPGASWTNLYGPTETNACTYHRVTQTDLDDDGPLPIGRALSDTRLWIVDESGTPIFGGDAGELLVAGPIVTSGYFGDAELTAHRLVPAPDGAGLAYRTGDRVRRRSDGILMFEGRIDRMIKCRGHRIEPGEVEAAIVRHPQVKEVAVVALPDPIFGNRLKACIAPREGARPSESELIEHCRDKLPAYMLPDVWQFYDSLPRTDREKVDLQGLTI
- a CDS encoding acyl-CoA thioesterase, whose product is MTSSNPPKPEPAIRVMMMPRDTNAHGTIFGGVILSHLDQAGAIEARKLGCGRVVTVAMDRVEFKQPVFVGDVLSFYTELVSVGRTSIHVRVAVEADRWDSPSQRVPVTSAEIVYVCVDDQRKPQEIKRQP
- a CDS encoding SurA N-terminal domain-containing protein; the protein is MMKWFRAHTKQIMVVVVLLAMFSFVGGSALVTFLQPDPAKAAFGEAFGTEFTQGEIGEAQRDVSAMETVFGFGTPEEYRRQYGTIWQFGRKDLSFIHWYLLAKEAERAGIEVSDQEIDEQFQNFPPDFMEQLRTRFRIIPAELRRALRRQLSIEKNGRRVMSAAVPSEAQIRHYVKETEEKTKVRFVALDAEKFIDEKEPVTAEEVAAQFEKYKDLDPAKSEDGYGYRYPPRVKLQYIVAQIPLIAPGVEISQEAIRSTWKANKAKYKKVIYVDPPTSAPATSAPTTGPTSQPAKPQPVPQTVEKNFSEAQSDVERELRQKAAQQAADQALRKIQTYLQRPWLDEKTDPKTGFKPIPESAKDPAAMKAAYERFSAEFKIPLEYGETPLVTRDELAKMKIISGAILEGAKGAGESLRIEEYAFHVPPLFVPSEASETTPSLQLFQVPDLPLSVSSYQFAGGAFESTIQKFVLFRVVEARESAAPVSLDEVRADVERDVRLMKAFRRAEPIARELFVAGRRLGLEPAFGLFTDLREKYGASVSTPPPFARLTKQTDPRLRDKILSDEPTLDPPSVPGVGVSREFVQACFEMASDDWSPPPIETPKSERMDAATTRPAVLPTPKVRMVGLPAQKKWLVVELIATEPVDEGQYQTKHRQTAYYGLMSERNLVLRNEWYKPEHIEKRCGFKRIAPDGEISPVEGVSRPPPTPYF